A section of the Kribbella sp. HUAS MG21 genome encodes:
- a CDS encoding DNA cytosine methyltransferase, with amino-acid sequence MTLTMTDLFCGAGGSSTGAVQVPGVTVKLAANHWKLAVETHNSNHPATDHDCADLSQVEPRKYPRTDILWASPECTNHSQAKGKKRNVDAMPDLFGDTLPDEAAERSRATMWDVVRFAEHHHYNAIVVENVVDAALWVLWPAWRSALDALGYCVHVVYLNSMHAQAGGLPAPQSRDRLYVVAHLRKTTCPDLNRWTRPQAWCEGCGRMVRAMQAWKKPERTWGRYRAQYVWRCPNVACRNQIVEPGWLPAAAAIDWSLTGERIGDRTRPLADKTMARIRAGLARYVKPELLVPVEGRDGKTAAPLSEAMRTMTTRNETGLLVPAGGTWNESATTLAEVMRTRTTRETEALVVPLRNNNTTKKATAPFDTFAAAGNHHGLLMPYYGNATSRATSEPHGTFTTRDRYALIMRNNGSRASGAEMCTPATETLRTLTTAGHQSLLEPQTIAVEDCLFRMLEPHEVAAGMAFTPGYIVLGNKRAKVRQLGNAVTPPAARDLIAAVAESLGHDLSDLNAA; translated from the coding sequence ATGACGCTGACCATGACCGACCTGTTCTGCGGCGCCGGCGGATCGAGCACCGGTGCCGTCCAGGTACCGGGCGTGACGGTGAAGTTGGCCGCGAACCACTGGAAGCTGGCCGTCGAGACGCACAACAGCAACCACCCGGCCACCGACCACGACTGTGCCGACCTGTCCCAGGTCGAACCGCGCAAGTACCCGCGCACCGACATTCTGTGGGCATCGCCCGAGTGCACGAACCACTCGCAGGCCAAGGGCAAGAAGCGCAACGTGGACGCGATGCCGGACCTGTTCGGTGACACCCTGCCGGACGAGGCGGCCGAGCGGTCGCGGGCCACGATGTGGGACGTGGTGCGGTTCGCCGAGCACCACCACTACAACGCGATCGTGGTCGAGAACGTCGTGGACGCCGCGTTGTGGGTGCTGTGGCCGGCGTGGCGGTCAGCGCTGGACGCGCTGGGCTATTGCGTGCACGTCGTCTACCTCAACTCGATGCACGCGCAGGCCGGCGGCCTCCCAGCGCCACAGTCCAGGGACCGGCTCTACGTGGTGGCGCACCTGCGCAAGACCACCTGCCCTGACCTGAATCGGTGGACTCGGCCGCAGGCGTGGTGCGAGGGCTGCGGCCGGATGGTGCGGGCGATGCAGGCGTGGAAGAAGCCGGAACGGACCTGGGGCCGCTATCGCGCGCAGTACGTGTGGCGCTGCCCGAACGTGGCCTGCCGCAACCAGATCGTAGAGCCGGGCTGGCTGCCCGCGGCGGCTGCGATCGACTGGAGCCTCACGGGGGAGCGGATCGGTGACCGCACGAGGCCGCTGGCCGACAAGACCATGGCCCGCATCCGCGCCGGGCTTGCCCGCTACGTCAAGCCGGAACTGCTGGTGCCGGTCGAGGGCCGCGACGGGAAGACCGCCGCGCCGCTGTCGGAGGCGATGCGCACGATGACGACACGCAACGAGACCGGGCTTCTGGTCCCGGCCGGTGGGACGTGGAACGAGAGCGCGACGACGCTGGCCGAGGTGATGCGGACCCGGACCACGCGCGAGACCGAGGCGCTGGTGGTTCCGCTGCGCAACAACAACACGACCAAGAAGGCGACCGCCCCGTTCGACACGTTCGCTGCCGCAGGCAACCACCACGGCCTGCTCATGCCCTACTACGGCAACGCCACCAGCCGCGCCACCAGCGAGCCGCACGGAACCTTCACCACCCGCGACCGGTACGCGCTGATCATGCGGAACAACGGCTCCCGTGCGAGCGGCGCGGAGATGTGCACACCCGCCACCGAGACCCTGCGAACGCTCACGACCGCCGGACACCAGTCGCTGCTGGAGCCGCAGACCATCGCTGTCGAGGACTGCCTGTTCCGGATGCTGGAGCCCCACGAGGTCGCCGCCGGCATGGCCTTCACACCCGGATACATCGTGCTCGGCAACAAGCGCGCGAAGGTCCGCCAGCTCGGCAACGCCGTCACCCCACC